CTAATTCAAAGATTGGATTTTGAGTTCTTTTTCATACAATTCAGAGTAGCAGAAgaattaaggagagagaaacctgAAGAGCAGGAGGAAGAGAGGCTTTTCTGGGTCGAGACATGTTCTTCGTAAAACGGGTAAATTTTGATTTGggttattacggagtactattaATGGAATAATATGAATTGAAGGGCTTTATATTGAATTGAATtcatgaattgaattgaattgaatttggtAATGTTGATCTGCTTCAATTTATACGGTAGTTTTCCTCTCTCCTGAAAACATCTAATTTGCTTCGGATTTGGAATAGGAAAGCAGGGGACTGATTTGGCCCAGATCTTTGTAAATCGGATTGACCGAAGTCCAGTTGGATCTCATTAAGTTTAGTCCAAGTATTAATTGGGTTAATTAGAATTCAGAAAGACGATGAACACTCGTGAGTAGTCGTGCCTTTATGAAATTATAACTCCATTTGTAATCTCTATCGAATTCATTTCTTCCATGGAGAATGAACactaataatttttaaattaggTATACGGTTGCTACTTTTTTCTTACTACATCCACAAAGCATTACACAAAGAATATCCCTATCAAAGTTCAATTTATGATAAGGAGACGATAAAAGTTCGGAAATTCACCTTACCTAAACCGATCTAAATAAATCTCTACAAAGTCCCAACACGAAAGGTAGCATCTTTGGACATGAACTTAATTAATTTAGTGTTGTTatgaattgattttatttaGTCTTATTGGAACTTACCATAACTTGTACAGAGTATAAtcattagaataaaattttaactaCCCATCAGTGAAACAATTGATGATCCACAACAAAGTATTCAGAACAAGAGAAAGTTCGGGCATATAAATTTTGGAACTTTAATGCTCAAATCATATACTGATATAACAATTTATGATAAACAAATTGTACGTACTTTATCTATTTACGATAGTTTAATCGTATGATGCAAGTATTTATTTACTCCGTAAAAGTTATTGCACATTTTGCCAACAAACACGGTGAATTCATAGTTCAATGTacaatttatgattttaaagcGATTTATCTCAATTAACATACAAAATCAATGTATGATTGTTCATAATCCTTGACTACTTGACTAAAAGATTGGGGAGTTTGCAGAGTGACGAAATATTTACTTACAAAATGTGTCAATACCATCATACACGAGAGTTCGAAAACCTTCAAATAAATGTCATTTAATAATTTCTCAATATGTTGACATGACTCGTCACAAACTATGTTAAGACGATCTCACAATTAAGTCATGCATGAGAGTTAGGAAACCTTCAAATAAATGTCATTTAATAATTTCTCAATATGTTGTCATGACTTGTCACAAACTAAGTTTAGATGATCTCACAATTAAGTCATAACTCTGATTACATATTCCTCATCTATATCACTCATTTCGCACAAAAGAATGGTATATATGTTTGATCAAGGTCGAGTTGAACCATAATTTGACTAAGACGTTAACACCTGACCACTCTAAATCAATTCACTAGTGCATGGATATGCAAACTACGTACGCATAATATCAATACGTTCAACCTTAAGAACGACCTAGAAAACCTGCTCCGATACATAAGTAGTTGCATATTAGGTCACCCCTTTCTAATTAAGCATGGAGGAGTTACACAACTTTTCAAATTTGGCATCATTCAATTAATCATCTTGATAGCTAAAATAGGAATGAAATCACAATATGTAGCTCTACAAAAACAAGTTTCCCGCCAATTTGACCAAAACAAAATCTCCTCTAACACACCCGTTGAAGAAAATCAGAAATATCTCTTCTTTCACATTTTGCACACATACTTCATTTGTCTCACTTAGAACAACCGTTACAAATCTCAAATATTATCTCCAAACAATCACATTATATATTTGCTTCTTCTTCTACTACTACTGCTAATTCATTACCCTAACAATTTTTCCAAAGAATTCGAAATAATTAATCCCCTTTTGTTTGAATTCTCATCAAAATTAATACCAGAGCATTCAATTCCtagaaaatttaattaaaaaaaaaagaaaaaagagaatatGAATCTTGATGCTGACAAAATTCGACTAATTGATTTTACTTCTGAGGATGATTTCCTCATTGATTCAGATTTCGATAGCACCTTCGTCGATCTTCGATTGTCGGGTAAAGTTCGTGCTCATTGAATGAATTTTAAGTTCCTTTTTATACGATGttctaattaattatacaatttTATCGTGTTAGTTTATGTGTGGAATTGTTATTTTTGGCGAAATTTGAATTGTGTAAAATCTTGATTTATGTGGAATGAGGACAAATTAGATAGGGTTAATTTTTGATCTTGCATGTTGATTGATTCTATTCattgcaacaaaaaaaaattcaaaataacaGTGACATTCGAGACTCAAAATGAGCTATTAAGCAATCCGAAACCAGTGGTTCGTCAAGGAACGAAAGATAGGGTGCCGAATTTAGCAGAGAAACAACGGGGAAATTTTCTGCAAGAAACAGAAAATGGTGAAAAAATTTGCAGTTCAAGGAAAAGTTTGGCTTGGGATCATGCATTTTTTACCAGTCCTGGTACGTACGCCCCCTTATTTATCTTACGATTTCTTAACGTGTTTTTTCGAAAAAATTGCCTCATTAACATTCCTGAATTTTGTTTAGGTTTCCTTGACCTTGATGAATTAAGTCTTGTTAATAGTGGTTTCAAGAATCTTGATGTATCGTCTTCAGATGGAATCAAAGAAAATGTAAAGAGGTTTGTTAAATGAAATATATGTGCGACTTAATTTGAGTAAACTTTTCAAGTTAAGTAGTAACTGTTTATTTGGAAATATGCAGTAAAGTTTACCAGGAAAGAAATTTAAGTCAGAAACTCGGCGTTGGATCTGCTGTAAGACAGAAAACTCAGTGTAAGTAGAGTAGTAGACGCATACTGGTCATATGACTTGTTAGTTTTGTGCCATGACTTGTGAGAATTTGCTACTTACAATAAGTTGAAAGGGAAGTATAAAACAAGATAAGCTGCATGAAAATAACTTGTGTCCACTGAATTTATAATGTGACAGCAGTTTTATCTCTGCACTGTAATCTGATTGTTACTTTCTGTCCACTAAACTTATTAGTATGTCTGATTAGTATTAATCGCGATTACAACAAATTGATCACCCTTGCTTGTAATTTCTGACAACCGTTACTTATTCTCTGTTGCACTCATATCTTTTCTGATTTTCCCTTTACAGCATTAATGAAAACGAAAGTTCCGTCTCCACAGAAAGTAAGTTTAAATTTGCAGTGTCTTACTAGAAATATCTATAACGACTAGAGCACAAGTGAGGTGACTGTTGCTTTCTTTTTGGATTTTCAGATAAATACTGGAAGATTGGAGACGATATCAAGATCAGCTGTCGCAAAATCACAATCTGTAAGTTGAATGATAGCTTATTCAGGACCGTATGTTGGACTAAAATATCTAAGCTGAATTGCTTTCTAAAAGCCATCCCACTGAAAAGGACAAATGATATTTGTGACAATGTGAACAAAGTGCTCaaaattattggaattatttGACTAACTAGTCTTACTTTTGATTGATTAAGATCACTACTAGCAGCAAAGAGTGTCTGAAGTCCACTGGAATTAGGGGCTATAACAAAAAACCACCTTTGCGAGCAATCAGCAGAAACGGTAAAAATGAAACTACAGACTACACCTGCTATCCCATATGAATTTCTATTCATTTCCATCGACCATTTATTTGATACTGAATTAACCATAATTGTTACAGGACTAGGCAGAGTGGTTTCCCAACAGTCTGATTCAAGGAGGTCTTATCCTGTATCATCCTCCCAATCTATGTTGCCTTCATATGCCACCAATATGTCTGTTGATTTTTCACCATGTAAAACTTCTGTAACTAATCTACAGACTGCAAGAGTTTTGAAATCACAGGATAAAAGAGGTAATATTACCAAAGAGATTATGTTTTTCCTAGTTGAATTATAGGTAATAGGTGAATGTATGTTTAAAATGTTATTCATCTACTTCAGGTGGTAGTTTTACTAATGATATTAATGCTTCTGAAGAATTCAACTTAAAAGACCAACGAAAAAACCATCGACATAATTCTGTCACCAAACAAAGTCTTGAACAGGATGCTTCAAGACAGAATAATGGCACTACAGAAACAAAGAGAAGTCCCTTTTCTTCCAAGACTTCTAGTCTTGGCATGCCATCTCAAAAGATTGGCTTCTTTGACATGGTCAGTTTCTTATACACCGATAAATGAATCCCTTTTACAGTTAGTTCTTTTAGTTAATGGACCTTATTAAGTTCTCATCTGCTGTAAAATGTCAGACTTCAGAGAAGAACAGGCATGATCAAGATGGTAAGTCAAATAAAGTGCAAAGAAGAACAAGTCAACCCTCCTTCAAGAAGCAAACGAATTCTCTTGAATTCGAGGAAaaggaaaatattttccatCCAGATGATACTGTCATTGAGCTTGAACCTGAACTAAACAAGGGTTCTTCCCCATCACCTTCTGAGTCAGCTGCTAAGGGCTCTTCAAATGCTGTTCAGTGCTCATCTACTTCCAAGAAAAGCCTCACTAAAGCTCAACGGCCAGCAAAACAGGCTTTGTTCCGCACCAGGACAACATCTCTTACCAAAGTTTCTCCATTGAAAAAAAGTGCTTTCTTTTAAACAAATTAATCCCAAAGATTATGATTAGGCAGGTAGCtagataattattaattacatcTTAATGAGACAAATGAGGGTGAATATATATGATGTTACTTGTACCAAGAGTGAAAACAGGGGTCTCTTAATGAAAAGTTTTAGCTGTGATAAGATTATGTAAGCCTGATTGGATAATGAGTTTTGATTCGTGTTTATGGTCCAGAGCATCTTTGTTGGTGACAATTCTCTTAGCCATAACATAAGTTTGATTTTGATGTGTTTCCATTGTTTATCTAGACAAGGACCATTACACATGTGGGTTCATGCATTCATTTTTCCAAAACTGGGACCATTTCACATGGTTTAACATAACAAAGCTTTGACGTGAGAGTTCACCACTTAAAACAATACTTCATCTTCACTCTTCACTCTTCACTCTTCACCTCCTCAGTTTGCTTGTTTATCATTCTTCACGATCAACTCAATACGACATGGTCAGGAATCCATCCTAGAAAACTCAGAATTACACATTTCAAATACCTTACGTTTATGTCACTTTAAGGAGCTTTTCCTCCGCTAACAGTCCCATCATTAGAGTTCCGTTTTGAGCATTGTTATTGTATTGACTGATAATTCTTATTGTTTGTTTGTTCCATTTGGTTTAGTGGAAGGTCTTAATCAAGAATAACTCAAAACAAAACTCCTCTGGTGCAAGGCTTCAGTTCTGCCATCTCAAGattaatcagaaaataattataCTAATTTTTAAGAGTAAATACTTTCTACTAGGAATTTTCCATTGTAGTAGTAGTTACCAAATAAAACACAGCTAATAATGCTTGTCAGGGTATCACCAAGAATATCCACTACATATATGGAGTCAATTGCAACAACCCAAACATCAGTACACCAGGGTTTACCAAAAAGGAGGCACACCTGGTGCCTGGTGGCTATGGCTTTAAAAAACTGTAGACCGAAATCATGGAACATGAGATCATATGTAGACCTTTGCAAACAGGTGATTTCAGAAATAGAAAATTTGTTTCTGTGTTTCACCAAATATAGGAACATCAGACATCAATTATCAGCTGAATACGTAGTGACGTAATGTAGTTTGGCTAACTTGATTAGACTTGCTAACTCCCCAACTAACCTTACAAACATTCCGGGTTTAAATTGATGTAGATTCATACTAACTACAGTCTACAGTATTTGGACTTGTTTATTCAAATtgcaacaaataaacaaaattaagaGTCAATTGTTATACATGGCCCTCACAGAAAGAAAGGATATCATATCATGCatatataatatattcactACTTATTTTATACACCACATCAATTGGACGGCCCACCATTTTATCATCATTAACAGTTTCCTCCACCAATAATTTCTTCTTTAATTATCACTCGTTAACTAGATCGACATCAGCAAAGAAAAATATTCCGAACTTCCCAAACTAATTACCAGTAGTAGTAGTAATGTGACAACTGAATCCGGACAAACTAACAACAATATGTAAATAAAGTTTCATATATATTAGTGAAAAATATCTTACAAAGGGAGATTAAAATAAAAGTTCAAGTCTTAACAATGTACAGGCACCTAGATCAATCTTGCCATGGCTAATGGCTAATTTTTAAGGGCTTTTTTTCTTCTGGACCTTACTTATGGTTGATGATTCTGAGGGGAAGCCCTTAATGCCCCTCTTATCTAATAAGTTCAACACAGACAAATCAAAGTTCCATATTACTAATTTCATCAACAAATCTACAATCAACTGTCTGTGTATAATCTAATTTAGCTCTCTTCTTTACAGAAAAGAAACTAAGCTAATCAAAACTAAGTTCTTTTCCTTGGGGGTGTTCGTTCATCTGTACAAGAAATTTTCGCCATCAAAATTTTCTAGGAAGATAATATATCCTTGAACCATTGACTCCATCCACGTTTCATATAATCTCGAAAGCTCGATCATCTTCCCGTCTTCCAATTTCTCCGGTTGATTTGGCAAAAATTTAACCCCCTATGATCAACCATTGTTCTtgttaacaattttttttttaattttttttttggtaaggtGACATTATTCATTGGTTCCATGACGCAATGATATCACCAAGGCCAGACTTCAACTGCTCCCAGTAAACTTCTTCTTGGTCCCAACCCACTCCACCACTATCAACAACCTTCATCTCCACCACCACTAACTCCGACGCCACCTCTGACACCGTGACTGACAAAACAAATCTCCCTTTCCCCAACCACACACAAAAGTTTCCACAAcatttctctcttttctctacCTCATACCCCAATCTCTCCCCTACACCAACCACTTTCTCCACCACCACCGCCTTTGACTCCCTTGATGTAAACCTCTTTTCTCTCCTTCCATCCGAGTAATCCTGATCAAACATCCCGGATAAATTCAACCCGGATGACATGGATATGATCTCGAATGCATTCATGCTGCTTTGATTACATCTAGCTCTATCAATATCTTCACTCATAGTGTTGCACCTATCCATTAACAATAGTTTCTTATACTTTTTCTCCTCTAAGGAAGCCATATCTCCAAGGCTAACACTCCTTGAGTACATCATTCCATTATTCTTAAACCAAGAATCGTTTGGAATGTCGTCAATGCTCAGCCGATTATTCGGGTTCGGGTCCAAGAGCCGGCTAATCAAACCTCGAGCGGGTTTTGAAACCCACGAGGGAAACCTGAACTCCCTCCTATGCATCTTTCTGTACATCATTACCAAATTCGCATCATCAAATGGCAAGTACCCGGTCAACATTACGAACAATATCACTCCGCACGACCACGCGTCCGCCTTTGACCCGTCGTATCCGTTTCGTGTTCGTCCCACAATCTCCGGCGCTGCGAAAGCCGGGGTTCCGCACGATGTCTGCAGCATCAATTTATCCTTCGAAGCAACCGTGGTTTCTGCCACGGCCGAGAGTCCGAAGTCGGAAACCTTGATGTTTCCCTCTTCGTCTAGAAGGAGGTTCTGCGGCTTGACATCGCGATGAGCTACACCGTTCTGGTGACAATATTGTAGAGCCGAAACAAGCTGATGAAAGTATTTCCGGGCGAGAGGCTCGGGAAACTTATGATCAGCGCGGCGCGAAAGCTTTCCGAAGAGATCGCCGCCTTTGGCGAGCTCCATCAccaaataaattttcgatttcgaCGCTAAAACTTCGTGAATCTTAAGAATATTGGGGTGGTTGAGCCGTCGCATCGCCGCGACTTCTCCGACGATGCGAGGCTCCATAGAAGGATGTGTTTTGGCCTTGTCAATTACTTTAATGGCAACGGATTGGTTTGTTGTTAAGGATCTGGCATGGTAAACCTTAGCAAAGCTTCCTTTTCCGAGTAATTTGCCGGATTGGTATCTGCCTAAGATAGTCTTTATGGCGGTGGAAGGtggagaggaggaggaggaaggtGGTTGTTCTGCCACCGCTGCCGCCATTGAAGGAGGGAGGAGCGGAGGAGATAGAAAAAGGGTGAAAAAAAAGAGGGGAAGAGGACCGGCAAAACCAAAATAATCAAAGGCTGAAGGCACGGACAAAGGATGAGTTATTGAGGGTTGGGGTTTTATAAGCGACTTTGATGAGTCATTGTCTATTAAATTGACAATTTTAGGTTTTctgaaaaaaaggaaattaaaaaatcatttatttttaattttcatttgTTGTTTGAATTCCTGAAAAGCCCTTTTGGAGTTTTATTGGGCTAAAAAAgggaaattaaaattttgaataaaatatggCGTTTTGGCTTATTAAGAGGTGTATGTATGGGGATAAAGACTTTGAGAGTGATAAGTGGGGAATTAATATAGGGATTTAAAGTTTGAGTTAAATCAAGGAAATAAATCAATGAAGGAGtgaggaaaggaaaggaaaagaaTCAACAAATGAATCAACAAATGAGTgaggaaaggaaagaaatcaatTTTAAAGGTGTGTTCGATATTATTGTTGGTTTTGAATTAAAAGGTATAGAGTTTGAACACGTACAAGTTTTATGTTATGAGAGTGATAAACGTGAGTGGTTTTAGGGGTTAAAAAAAGCAATGAAACGGGAAAAAAAACATTCAAAACCATGTAattttttgctcaactttttttCAAATGTGTTGTTTTGCTACTATTGTCAGTTTAAGGCgtggttttttaatattttaaacgGAACACCACGACCCTTAACATGCACATGGCTAAGAAAAATACATTAATAAAAACAGAAACTAGTTGTATGTATGATCTAACATAGATATAACATTCATACATATCCATGCAACTTCACTTTGTTGTTAAATACAATCATTATAAGGGGGTTTTATCAATTTATACTAGTTTGAAGTAGAACTCAATTTGATTCAACATATATGTTATTTTGATGTAATAACCCGTCAGTTTTAGTGATATATAGgtgtgtgcattgcctaattatGTACACATGTATGTGTACATGACGGTATTTGTGTAATACAAGTAACAAATATACGAGTATGTTATAAAAATATGGGGGAATATGATGCACAATTTAAAATTGACAAGTAAAAAAGATATGAATCACAATAGTAGTGTTTAAGACTTAATTAAGGTTTATTTTTGTTTCCTGGTGAGTTTGTGTCATCGATTTATGCAAGTTTAACTAAGGGATTCGATCATTTGAACCCACATATATGTATATGTACATGTAATTCTAGCCTCGTTATCGTGTCTAACCTAAATTAAAACTTAAGGTTTGTTAATCTTGGACGAATTGAAGAGATTACTGCCCTCTTGAATGTTGAGAATAAATCTCTAACTTGAACATCAAAACCTCGTGAATCTTGAGAATAATTAGAGTTGTACTTTGTGACCCGACAATGCGAGGCTCGGCTTCATATAAGAATGTGTGTTGGCCTTGTCGATCAATTACTTAAGGAGAAACAAAATGGTTGTTTATTATGGATGAGGCCGGCATGTATGGTAAACCTTAGTCAAACTTAGTAATCTTAACCAAAATAATAACTACCTCTATGCTCTATCCCTAACAAAAATGACTCATAATTGACTTTTGTGGTGTTACACAATATTAAATCATCAATTTCAATCATATACGTCGTAtctaaactaaaaataaaactataatctgtattttctatttttccaaCACAGTTTTaacaattttattatttctcacCTTAATTAGTAACTATTTTTAGATTTcaacataaaaataaattatacctATTTAAAGCTCATCATCTTTAGCCATTCATAATCATAGGTGTCTTGATGTTTGCTACTCTTTCGCAATATCTAATATCTAGCTAGCTTtctttatacttcctccgtcttttaatactcgcaacgtttagatttttgccactattcatataatctactttgactattcttaatGCTTTttgtataagataaaacatagtcatgtgggatcttgttagattcgtctcaatgtgtattttcaaaatatcaaatttttataatttttgcataaagagaatttaagatataaatgatcaaagttgtgcattggcatgcgggAAACTAACAaatgttgcgagtattaaaagacggaggaagtatatggtAAGCTCACTATATGTTATATGTATGATcccatttttgtaatttttgtaACTTTTGAGTCTtattttcatgactatgaaaatAGGTAGTGAATAATAGTTTTCTTTTCGGGTttgaactagtgtgtggcccgggcgatgccccgatcgctacattgaatagttaaaattttagatttttcttgagctcaatatttgacgaaATGCATGTATACCTTAAAGTGAAAAACATCAATTCAGTTTGTCAACTACACAGACACACTACGTCAATTATCAtgccaagtaatttttcaattagatcatcttacaattgtataatttgttttctagtgaaactaagtgcttcaaattaataacacCGTATTAGATATAAGCAGCCATGCAAGGTATTTCTATAGTTAATGCTTATGAGATTCATGACATCATATTTCTTCATAGttgtcctaattatttttttatttttttttcaaaatattccatataaaataaaaaatcaaataaaaatttagttggttagacttcatgttaacatttatttataaattaatgtgaagaaataaaccacaattggtggttggttaagatggtaatgagaattatcattcagacatgaggtctagagttcgaacctcgttgtattgatttttggttatcCATGTCATGACATGACATACCACTTGGTGAGTGAATGATGTGGCGCAAAGGGAAGagtactacgtgacacataaacgttttccaaaacgccttttaatatattagtatagataccCGTATTAGGTTTAATATGAGTTTTTGTTTAGTTATTTAACGTGTGACCTACATTAATTAATGAGCACACTGAGTAGTAAGGAGTTTACGCAAAACTTCACAATTTTGTAGTACGGAGTAATTAACATACTCTTCAATTACGTATTACTCCCTctttcccttaatactcgacctgttttgatcggacacgcttgtcaatgcacaactttgaccaccaatttctttaactacatattataaaaacttataaaaatattaatattttgaaaatatatattaagatgaagccaacaatatataatatactaacatttattttcgtatactataaataa
This sequence is a window from Spinacia oleracea cultivar Varoflay chromosome 1, BTI_SOV_V1, whole genome shotgun sequence. Protein-coding genes within it:
- the LOC110778291 gene encoding uncharacterized protein isoform X1 — encoded protein: MNLDADKIRLIDFTSEDDFLIDSDFDSTFVDLRLSVTFETQNELLSNPKPVVRQGTKDRVPNLAEKQRGNFLQETENGEKICSSRKSLAWDHAFFTSPGFLDLDELSLVNSGFKNLDVSSSDGIKENVKSKVYQERNLSQKLGVGSAVRQKTQSLMKTKVPSPQKINTGRLETISRSAVAKSQSITTSSKECLKSTGIRGYNKKPPLRAISRNGLGRVVSQQSDSRRSYPVSSSQSMLPSYATNMSVDFSPCKTSVTNLQTARVLKSQDKRGGSFTNDINASEEFNLKDQRKNHRHNSVTKQSLEQDASRQNNGTTETKRSPFSSKTSSLGMPSQKIGFFDMTSEKNRHDQDGKSNKVQRRTSQPSFKKQTNSLEFEEKENIFHPDDTVIELEPELNKGSSPSPSESAAKGSSNAVQCSSTSKKSLTKAQRPAKQALFRTRTTSLTKVSPLKKSAFF
- the LOC110778291 gene encoding uncharacterized protein isoform X2 produces the protein MNLDADKIRLIDFTSEDDFLIDSDFDSTFVDLRLSVTFETQNELLSNPKPVVRQGTKDRVPNLAEKQRGNFLQETENGEKICSSRKSLAWDHAFFTSPGFLDLDELSLVNSGFKNLDVSSSDGIKENVKSKVYQERNLSQKLGVGSAVRQKTQSLMKTKVPSPQKINTGRLETISRSAVAKSQSITTSSKECLKSTGIRGYNKKPPLRAISRNGLGRVVSQQSDSRRSYPVSSSQSMLPSYATNMSVDFSPCKTSVTNLQTARVLKSQDKREFNLKDQRKNHRHNSVTKQSLEQDASRQNNGTTETKRSPFSSKTSSLGMPSQKIGFFDMTSEKNRHDQDGKSNKVQRRTSQPSFKKQTNSLEFEEKENIFHPDDTVIELEPELNKGSSPSPSESAAKGSSNAVQCSSTSKKSLTKAQRPAKQALFRTRTTSLTKVSPLKKSAFF
- the LOC110778291 gene encoding uncharacterized protein isoform X3, which codes for MNLDADKIRLIDFTSEDDFLIDSDFDSTFVDLRLSVTFETQNELLSNPKPVVRQGTKDRVPNLAEKQRGNFLQETENGEKICSSRKSLAWDHAFFTSPALMKTKVPSPQKINTGRLETISRSAVAKSQSITTSSKECLKSTGIRGYNKKPPLRAISRNGLGRVVSQQSDSRRSYPVSSSQSMLPSYATNMSVDFSPCKTSVTNLQTARVLKSQDKRGGSFTNDINASEEFNLKDQRKNHRHNSVTKQSLEQDASRQNNGTTETKRSPFSSKTSSLGMPSQKIGFFDMTSEKNRHDQDGKSNKVQRRTSQPSFKKQTNSLEFEEKENIFHPDDTVIELEPELNKGSSPSPSESAAKGSSNAVQCSSTSKKSLTKAQRPAKQALFRTRTTSLTKVSPLKKSAFF
- the LOC110778294 gene encoding CBL-interacting serine/threonine-protein kinase 4 produces the protein MAAAVAEQPPSSSSSPPSTAIKTILGRYQSGKLLGKGSFAKVYHARSLTTNQSVAIKVIDKAKTHPSMEPRIVGEVAAMRRLNHPNILKIHEVLASKSKIYLVMELAKGGDLFGKLSRRADHKFPEPLARKYFHQLVSALQYCHQNGVAHRDVKPQNLLLDEEGNIKVSDFGLSAVAETTVASKDKLMLQTSCGTPAFAAPEIVGRTRNGYDGSKADAWSCGVILFVMLTGYLPFDDANLVMMYRKMHRREFRFPSWVSKPARGLISRLLDPNPNNRLSIDDIPNDSWFKNNGMMYSRSVSLGDMASLEEKKYKKLLLMDRCNTMSEDIDRARCNQSSMNAFEIISMSSGLNLSGMFDQDYSDGRREKRFTSRESKAVVVEKVVGVGERLGYEVEKREKCCGNFCVWLGKGRFVLSVTVSEVASELVVVEMKVVDSGGVGWDQEEVYWEQLKSGLGDIIASWNQ